CATGGGCGAGGTGGCCAGCAAAATGGCGGACTTTTTGATCCTGACCGAGGACAACAACCGCTTTGAGCGGGTGGAGGATATCATTGCCGACATCAAGGTGGGCATTGCCCAGGGCCGGGCGGACGTGCCGTACGTGGAGATCCCGGACCGGCTGGAGGCCATCCACTATGCGCTGGACCACGCCCGGGAGGGCGATCTGATCGCGGTGATCGGCAAGGGGCACGAGGCTTACCGGGACCGCATGGGCGAGAAGACCCCTTTCCTGGAGCGGGAACTCATTGAGGAATACGCGGCGCAGATCGGCCTGGAATAGGCTCCGGCGCGTATAAATTTTTACTGCACAGCATTAAACAAAGAGAGGTTTGAACATACGTTATGCCCATTATTGGCATTGATCTTGGAACCACCAACAGCCTGGCGGCTGTGTATCGGGGCGGCCGCTGCCAGCTGATCCCCAACGCCTTCGGCGAGGTATTGACCCCCAGCGTGGTGAGCATGGACGAGGACGGCACCGTGCTGGTGGGGCAGGCTGCAAAGGAGCGGCTCATCACCCACCCCGGCCGCACGGCCGCCGCCTTTAAGCGCAGCATGGGAACCACCCGGCAATTTTTGCTGGACCAGAAGCTGTTCAGCCCAGAGGAGCTCTCGGCGCTGGTGCTGCGCCGCCTGAAGGAGGACGCGGAGGCCTTTTTGGGCGAGCCGGTGGAAGAGGCTGTGGTGAGCGTGCCCGCCTACTTTACCGACCGGCAGCGCGCGGCCACCAAGCGGGCCGGCATGCTGGCGGGATTGAAGGTGGACCGGCTTATCAACGAGCCCAGCGCCGCGGCCCTTGCCTGCTATGACCCCGCCCAGGGGGACGCCGCGTTTCTGGTGTATGATTTTGGCGGCGGCACACTGGATGTTTCGGTGGTGGACTGCTTTGAAAACGTGGTGAACATTTTGGCCGTGAGCGGTGACAACCAGCTTGGCGGCAACGATTTTGACGCGGCCATCGCCCACATGTACTGCCAGCAGAACGGCATTGACTACGGCGGGCTGCCCCCGGAGAAAAAGGCCATTTTGCTGGCACAGGCAGAGCAATGCAAGCGCACGTTGACCGAGTCGCCCATGGCGATGATGGTGCTGGACCTGCCCGGGCTGGAGGGCTCGATGGGGCTTACGGGGCAAAAGCTCATTGAGGGGGCCGCCACCCTGTTCAGCCGCATGCGCGCCCCGCTGCAAAAGGCCCTGAAGGACAGCGGGATTTCCGCGGAGGAGCTGAAGGGCGTGGTGCCGGTGGGGGGCAGCTGCAAAATGCCGGTGGTGCGCCAGTACCTGAACCACCTTTTGGGCAGCCAGCTGCTGGACGCCGGGCACCCGGACACGGTGGTGGCCCAGGGCGCGGGGCTGTATGCGGCTATGAAGGCGCGGGAGGAAAACCTGAAGGAGATGGTGCTCACCGACATCTGCCCCTTTACGCTGGGGGTGGGAGTGCACAACCCCACGGATGAGGACAACCTGCTGATGAGCCCGATCATTGAGCGCAACAGCGCCCTGCCCACCAGCAAGGTGGAAAATTACTACACCGTTTCCAACGGGCAGGACCGCCTGCGGATCCAGGTGTACCAGGGCGACGCCATGTATTGCAGGGACAACCTGAAGCTGGGCGAGCTGGACCTGCCCGTGCCCCCGGCCCCGGCGGGCAAGGAGGGCGCGGCGGTGCGCTTTACTTACGATATCAACGGGATTCTGGAGGTGGAGGCCAAGAGCCTTTCCACCCAAAAAACCATCAGCACCGTGCTGGTGGGCAGGGGCAGCGGCATGACCGAGGCGGAGGCCAAAAAGCGGCTGGCCCAGCTGCAGGGCCTTAAAATCCACCCCCGCGACCAGGAGGAAAACCGCCTGGTGCTGGCGCGGGCCGAGCGCCTGTGGGAAGAGGCATTGGGCGAAACGCGGGACGTGATTGCCCAGGCGGCGCAGGCCTTCGGCGAGGCGCTGCGCAGCCAAGAGCCGGCGCGCATCCTGCGGGTGCGCAAGCGCTGCCAGGGCCTGCTGGACCGGGTGGAGGCGGGCCTTTCGCTGGAGGGCTTCAGCTTCGGCGAGGATTTTTTCGATGAGGATGAAGAATCATGAGCTTTTGGTCACTGCTGGGGATTGGGCCGACCACGGATAAAACAGCCATCCGCCATGCCTATGCGGAGAAAACCAAAACCTGTCACCCGGAGGAAGACCCGGAGGGGTTTGACGCGCTGCACAAGGCGTTTGACGCGGCGATGCAGTATGCGCGGCGCAACGCCGGCAGAGCGGCAGTGCTGAGAGAGGAGAAAGCCCCTGTGCGCGCCGCGGACGGAACGCCCGCCGCCGAAAAGGGGCGGGCGGCTGCGGCGCAGCGCGCGCGCCAGGCGGCCCGCGCTGCCGAGCAGGAGGCGCTGGAGGAGTATCAGCAGGAGCAAAAACGCGCCCGCGGGGCCGAGCTGAGCCTTGGCCGGGGCGAGCAGGAGAGCGGCCAGCAGTTCGATTTTTCCGCAGCGCAGGCCGCCTCCGGCGGCGCGGAGCAGGCGGTGCCCCCCGGCACCCCGGCGGCACAGGAGCGGCCGGAAGAACCGGAACGGCCGCTGACCCCGGAGGAACAGGCCTGGCGCAACGAGCCGCCGCCGCTGGAGGAGCCCGGAAGCGCGCTGCCGGAAAACACGGAGGGGCAGCGGCAGCCTGACCCGGCGCGGGAAGGCCCGGCCCGGCAGCAGGAAGATGGGCAGGCGCGGCGCGGCTGGGGCTTCGGCCTGTGTGCGGCGCTGGGCGCTGCGGTGCTGCTTTTGACCCGCTCGGCGCCGGCGGCCCTGGCGGTGCTGGCGGCGGCGTGCGTGGCCGCGGCACTGCTTTTCAAACGGCGCTGAACCGGTATTTCACACATCTTTCAACATATCATCCCCCTTTCCCTTCATAGTAATGAAGCGGGAAGGGGGATTTTTATGCAAAAAACACCCCGCGCCGCACAGGACCGGGGCATGAAGGTGCGCACCCGCCTGGTGGCGGGATTTTTCGCACTGGTCTGCTTTGGGGTCCTGATTTTGCGGCTGTGGCAGCTGCAGGTCACGGAATACGATTTTTACGCGGGCAGGGCCAGCGGCCAGCAGCTGCGGGACAGTGTGGTGCCGGCCCCCCGGGGGGACATTCTGGACGCGGCGGGTGAAGCGCTGGCGGTATCGGCCACCTGCTGGACCATCCGGGCGCTGCCCCGGGAGATGGCGGACGAACATGTGGAGCCGGCCAGCCGCGCGCTGGCCGAGATCCTGGAGCTGGACTATGAGGATGTGTTCGCAAAGCTGAACGACCGCAAAAGCAACGACAAGCTCATCCTGCGGCGCGCCCCCAAGGAAAAGGCGGACGCGGTGCGCCAGGCCTGCGTGGAGGGCGGCTGGCAGGGGATCGTGCTGCTGGAGGATACCAAGCGCTGGTACCCGCAGGGGGATTTTGCCGCTTCGCTTTTGGGGTTCACGAATGTGGACAACGACGGGCTGGCGGGCATCGAACTGAAATACAACAGCTTTTTGAAGGGCACGGACGGGCGGGTGCTGAGCGCCAAGAACGCCTGGGGCTACGATATGCCCACAGACTATGACACCTACATTGCGCCGGTGCAGGGCAACAGCCTGCAGCTCACGATTGAATCCAGCGTGCAGCACTACCTGGAAAAATACCTGGACTATGCGGTGAAGGAGCACAATGTGGCGGCCCGGGCCATTGGGATTGTGATGGAGGTGGACACCGGCCGGATTCTGGCGATCGCAACAAAGCCGGACTATGACCCCAACGAGCCTCGGGTGATTGCGGACGCGAATGTGCGCGCCCAGGTGGACGCGCTGGAGGGCGAGGAGCGCAAGGCGGCTTTGCAGCTGGCCCAGCAGACCC
This window of the Oscillospiraceae bacterium genome carries:
- a CDS encoding molecular chaperone HscC, yielding MPIIGIDLGTTNSLAAVYRGGRCQLIPNAFGEVLTPSVVSMDEDGTVLVGQAAKERLITHPGRTAAAFKRSMGTTRQFLLDQKLFSPEELSALVLRRLKEDAEAFLGEPVEEAVVSVPAYFTDRQRAATKRAGMLAGLKVDRLINEPSAAALACYDPAQGDAAFLVYDFGGGTLDVSVVDCFENVVNILAVSGDNQLGGNDFDAAIAHMYCQQNGIDYGGLPPEKKAILLAQAEQCKRTLTESPMAMMVLDLPGLEGSMGLTGQKLIEGAATLFSRMRAPLQKALKDSGISAEELKGVVPVGGSCKMPVVRQYLNHLLGSQLLDAGHPDTVVAQGAGLYAAMKAREENLKEMVLTDICPFTLGVGVHNPTDEDNLLMSPIIERNSALPTSKVENYYTVSNGQDRLRIQVYQGDAMYCRDNLKLGELDLPVPPAPAGKEGAAVRFTYDINGILEVEAKSLSTQKTISTVLVGRGSGMTEAEAKKRLAQLQGLKIHPRDQEENRLVLARAERLWEEALGETRDVIAQAAQAFGEALRSQEPARILRVRKRCQGLLDRVEAGLSLEGFSFGEDFFDEDEES